One window from the genome of uncultured Cohaesibacter sp. encodes:
- the murA gene encoding UDP-N-acetylglucosamine 1-carboxyvinyltransferase, whose amino-acid sequence MDAIRIVGGAKLNGVIPISGAKNAALPLMIASLLTDEALILENLPRLRDVQLLQQILSNHGVSYMIEGKRPGQDTMAGQIVHLQAREIIDTRAPYDLVSKMRASFWVIGPLLARMGQCEVSLPGGCAIGTRPVDFFIDGLAAMGAEIEIENGYAVAKAPGGLKGGEFTFPRVSVGATHVLMMAATLAKGTMVLKNAAREPEVVDLANCLIAMGADISGAGTETITIKGVEKLHGARHSVLPDRIETGTYAMAVAMTGGEVLLKGARADLLQSALDTLAQTGTRIETTNEGIRVSRNGAPLKAVSVATDPFPGFPTDLQAQFMALMTMAEGTSTITETIFENRFMHVQELARLGAKISLDGQKAHVTGVDKLKGAQVMATDLRASVSLVIAGLVAEGETKVNRVYHLDRGFERLEDKLAACGATVERISA is encoded by the coding sequence ATGGACGCAATTCGTATTGTTGGTGGTGCCAAGCTGAACGGTGTCATCCCCATTTCAGGGGCGAAGAACGCAGCTTTGCCACTGATGATCGCCTCTCTTCTGACCGATGAAGCGTTGATTCTGGAAAATCTGCCGCGTCTGCGCGATGTCCAGTTGCTCCAGCAGATCCTCTCCAATCACGGCGTCAGCTACATGATTGAAGGCAAGCGCCCCGGTCAGGACACCATGGCCGGCCAGATCGTGCATCTGCAGGCGCGGGAAATCATCGATACCCGTGCGCCCTATGATCTCGTCTCCAAGATGCGTGCCAGCTTCTGGGTCATCGGCCCCTTGCTCGCTCGCATGGGCCAGTGTGAAGTGTCGCTTCCCGGTGGTTGCGCCATTGGCACCCGTCCGGTTGATTTCTTCATCGATGGCCTTGCCGCCATGGGAGCGGAAATCGAGATCGAGAATGGCTATGCCGTCGCCAAGGCCCCCGGTGGGCTGAAGGGTGGGGAATTCACCTTCCCGCGCGTCTCAGTGGGCGCAACCCACGTTCTGATGATGGCCGCAACGCTCGCCAAAGGAACGATGGTTCTGAAAAACGCCGCTCGTGAGCCCGAAGTCGTCGACCTTGCAAACTGCCTCATTGCCATGGGTGCGGATATTTCTGGCGCTGGCACCGAAACCATTACTATCAAGGGTGTCGAGAAGCTGCATGGCGCACGTCATTCCGTGCTGCCCGACCGGATCGAGACCGGCACCTATGCCATGGCTGTCGCCATGACCGGTGGCGAAGTGCTGCTGAAGGGCGCACGCGCCGATCTGCTTCAGTCCGCGCTTGATACGCTGGCGCAGACCGGCACGCGCATCGAGACCACCAATGAAGGCATTCGCGTGTCACGCAATGGTGCACCGCTCAAAGCTGTCAGCGTGGCGACCGATCCATTCCCCGGCTTCCCGACAGATCTGCAGGCCCAGTTCATGGCACTGATGACCATGGCTGAAGGCACCTCGACCATCACCGAGACGATCTTCGAGAACCGCTTCATGCATGTGCAGGAGCTGGCCCGCCTCGGCGCCAAGATCTCGCTCGATGGTCAGAAGGCCCATGTTACCGGTGTCGACAAGCTCAAGGGTGCTCAGGTCATGGCGACCGACCTTCGTGCTTCGGTGTCACTGGTCATCGCCGGTCTGGTGGCTGAAGGCGAGACCAAGGTCAACCGCGTCTATCACCTTGATCGCGGTTTCGAGCGTCTTGAAGACAAGCTGGCGGCCTGTGGTGCCACGGTAGAACGGATCTCTGCCTGA
- a CDS encoding DUF2948 family protein, which produces MSMLKLAALDAEDLAVLSSQSQDAVVKVGDIHWLPTEGRLLVTMHRFAWEEAISQQRRLFGPKKSYERRQTVLHFARVSAVKGRNIKMSAKDAVLNLLAITFEQNGEGPDGAINLIFAGDAEMRLEVECIEAQLTDTGAAWETENLPEHEAAETFEGQVAQSGS; this is translated from the coding sequence ATGTCCATGCTGAAACTTGCTGCTCTGGATGCCGAAGATCTTGCGGTGCTGTCGAGCCAGTCTCAGGACGCCGTGGTCAAGGTCGGAGACATCCACTGGCTTCCCACCGAAGGACGGCTCCTCGTCACCATGCATCGCTTTGCATGGGAAGAGGCAATCAGCCAGCAACGCCGCCTTTTCGGTCCCAAGAAAAGCTATGAGCGTCGCCAGACAGTTTTGCATTTCGCGCGGGTGTCGGCGGTCAAGGGCCGCAACATCAAGATGAGCGCCAAGGATGCGGTGCTCAACCTGCTCGCCATTACTTTCGAGCAGAATGGTGAAGGCCCGGATGGCGCAATCAATCTGATCTTTGCCGGGGATGCCGAAATGCGCCTCGAGGTCGAGTGCATCGAGGCTCAGCTCACGGACACCGGGGCTGCGTGGGAAACCGAGAACCTGCCCGAACATGAGGCTGCCGAGACCTTTGAAGGTCAGGTTGCCCAGTCCGGCTCGTGA
- a CDS encoding RES family NAD+ phosphorylase: MKLTSLNDRGWVRLIPATYHKPPVLRGLVDTDEEAAILAELEGETSARLVAEQVGSPSLDRRELAFARRSHDLKIYGQSHINAAFAYTRPSGNRFNDGKRGAWYCAYETLTAAEEVGYHRTRELRNIRKFEDEALYVELLADFIGSFPDLDDQLTHPALQSDPLEGYPAGQALALQLRKEGHKGLLYPSVRHKGGRCLAVFDPGAVQNVRPGATWKLSWSGSESFSISGVQDS; encoded by the coding sequence GTGAAACTTACAAGCCTCAACGATCGCGGCTGGGTGCGCCTCATTCCGGCGACCTACCACAAGCCGCCCGTTTTGCGCGGGCTGGTGGATACGGATGAAGAAGCGGCAATTCTGGCGGAGCTGGAAGGAGAAACCAGCGCCCGACTGGTGGCTGAACAGGTCGGCAGTCCGTCTCTCGACCGGCGCGAGCTGGCCTTCGCCCGGCGCTCGCATGATCTCAAGATCTATGGCCAGAGCCATATCAATGCAGCCTTCGCCTATACGCGCCCATCCGGCAACCGCTTCAACGATGGCAAACGGGGTGCATGGTATTGTGCTTATGAAACCCTGACAGCAGCCGAAGAGGTGGGCTACCACCGCACCAGAGAGCTTCGCAATATCAGAAAATTCGAGGATGAGGCGCTCTATGTCGAGCTGCTGGCCGACTTCATTGGCAGCTTTCCTGATCTGGACGATCAGCTGACCCACCCTGCCCTTCAGAGCGATCCGCTCGAAGGCTACCCGGCAGGACAAGCGCTGGCTCTCCAATTGCGCAAGGAGGGGCACAAGGGTCTGCTCTACCCGTCCGTGCGCCACAAGGGCGGGCGATGCCTTGCGGTGTTTGACCCGGGCGCGGTTCAGAATGTCCGCCCCGGCGCGACGTGGAAGCTGAGTTGGAGCGGATCGGAATCCTTCTCCATCTCAGGCGTTCAGGATAGTTGA
- a CDS encoding antitoxin Xre-like helix-turn-helix domain-containing protein: MEPALKTHPPADRQAVALKAYGRIARVWGLTQQEAAGLADMSESTWKRARKDGFAGSLTRDQMLRLSALVGIYKSLELYFNPPIATEWVKLANDGPEFDGARPVDVMISGGLPKILRVRTYLDALRGGM; the protein is encoded by the coding sequence ATGGAACCAGCACTCAAAACCCATCCCCCGGCAGACCGGCAGGCCGTTGCCCTGAAGGCCTATGGCCGCATTGCGCGCGTCTGGGGGCTCACCCAGCAGGAAGCCGCGGGGCTCGCCGACATGTCCGAATCCACCTGGAAACGCGCCCGCAAGGATGGCTTTGCCGGCAGCCTGACGCGAGACCAGATGCTGCGCCTCAGCGCGCTTGTCGGCATTTACAAATCCCTGGAGCTCTATTTCAATCCGCCCATCGCCACCGAGTGGGTGAAGCTTGCCAACGACGGACCGGAATTTGACGGTGCGCGGCCCGTGGATGTGATGATTTCCGGCGGCTTGCCAAAAATTCTGCGCGTCCGGACCTATCTCGACGCACTCAGAGGTGGGATGTGA
- a CDS encoding DUF1697 domain-containing protein, protein METWIALLRGINVGGKNSLPMQDLRSLLEGLGYQDVKTYIQSGNVVFRSGETSADALSIAIRDAISERFGFAPHIIVLPLEALKTALTDDPYGASAEDKRHVHFFFLAEGAKAADIAKLQALSAASEAFTLTPSVFYLHAPDGIGRSKLAAQAETCLGVATTARNLKSVEAILALAH, encoded by the coding sequence GTGGAAACCTGGATTGCGCTGCTGCGCGGCATCAATGTTGGCGGCAAGAACAGCCTGCCGATGCAAGACTTGCGCTCACTGCTGGAAGGCCTCGGCTATCAGGATGTAAAGACCTACATCCAGAGCGGCAATGTGGTTTTCCGATCCGGAGAGACGTCTGCAGACGCGCTGTCGATTGCGATCCGGGACGCCATATCCGAGCGGTTCGGCTTCGCCCCTCATATCATTGTCCTGCCCCTTGAGGCGCTCAAGACGGCGCTCACTGATGATCCCTATGGTGCGAGTGCAGAAGACAAGCGCCATGTGCATTTCTTCTTTCTTGCCGAAGGGGCCAAAGCTGCTGACATCGCAAAGCTGCAAGCCCTCTCAGCGGCGAGCGAGGCTTTCACCCTCACGCCGTCCGTTTTCTATCTTCATGCCCCGGACGGCATCGGTCGCTCCAAACTGGCCGCACAGGCCGAGACATGTCTCGGCGTTGCGACGACAGCCCGAAACCTGAAGAGTGTGGAGGCAATTTTGGCGCTGGCCCATTAA
- the hisD gene encoding histidinol dehydrogenase, whose protein sequence is MAIRLNASDATFEAAFRDLLAMKREVSDDVDAIVRDIIEDVRARGDEALYDYTAKFDRYDARGKGLRITEAEIDAAVAKVEPDVMAALELAANRIRSHHARQMPKNDAYEDSLGVKLGSRWTAIEAVGLYVPGGLAAYPSSVLMNAIPAKVAGVNRLVMVVPTPDDVLNPLVLAAARLAGVDEVYRIGGAQAVAALAYGTDSIAPVYKIVGPGNAFVAAAKRRVFGLVGIDMIAGPSEVLILADKNNDPDWLAVDLMAQAEHDTAAQAILITDSVDMADAAEKAVERLLTTLPKAHIAGASWRDYGAVITVADWEVGMALANRIAPEHLELAMDDAASMVDKVHNAGAIFVGHFTPEAVGDYVGGSNHVLPTARSARFSSGLSTLDFVKRTSVLECNAMNLREIGPAAVTLARQEGLEAHALSVAKRLNMA, encoded by the coding sequence ATGGCCATCCGCCTCAATGCATCCGACGCCACCTTCGAAGCCGCTTTCCGTGATCTCCTGGCGATGAAACGTGAGGTCTCGGACGATGTGGACGCCATCGTGCGCGACATCATCGAAGACGTTCGGGCAAGGGGCGACGAGGCGCTCTATGACTACACCGCCAAGTTCGACCGCTATGATGCACGGGGCAAAGGGTTGCGCATCACCGAGGCCGAGATTGATGCAGCGGTTGCCAAGGTCGAACCCGATGTCATGGCCGCGCTGGAGCTGGCCGCTAACCGCATCCGCTCCCACCACGCCCGGCAGATGCCCAAGAATGATGCCTACGAGGATAGCCTTGGGGTCAAACTCGGCTCCCGCTGGACGGCCATCGAGGCCGTCGGGCTTTATGTGCCGGGAGGGCTTGCCGCCTATCCGTCCTCCGTGCTGATGAACGCCATCCCCGCCAAGGTCGCAGGCGTCAATCGTCTGGTCATGGTGGTGCCGACCCCTGATGATGTGCTCAACCCGCTGGTGCTTGCCGCCGCAAGGCTCGCCGGTGTTGATGAGGTCTATCGCATCGGTGGCGCTCAGGCTGTCGCCGCGCTTGCCTACGGCACCGACAGCATCGCGCCGGTCTACAAGATCGTCGGCCCGGGCAACGCCTTTGTTGCCGCCGCCAAGCGTCGTGTCTTCGGTCTCGTCGGCATCGACATGATCGCCGGACCGTCCGAGGTGCTCATTCTGGCCGACAAGAACAACGACCCCGATTGGCTCGCCGTCGATCTGATGGCGCAGGCCGAGCATGACACGGCGGCGCAGGCGATCCTGATCACCGATAGCGTCGATATGGCAGATGCTGCCGAGAAGGCCGTCGAGCGCCTGCTGACGACCCTGCCCAAGGCGCATATCGCCGGTGCGAGCTGGCGCGACTATGGCGCGGTCATCACGGTTGCGGATTGGGAGGTCGGCATGGCGCTGGCTAACCGCATTGCGCCCGAACATCTCGAGTTGGCCATGGACGATGCCGCAAGCATGGTGGACAAGGTGCACAATGCGGGCGCCATCTTCGTCGGGCATTTCACACCCGAAGCGGTTGGCGACTATGTCGGCGGTTCGAACCATGTTCTGCCCACCGCCCGCTCGGCACGATTCTCCTCTGGCCTGTCGACGCTCGATTTTGTCAAACGGACCTCGGTTCTTGAATGCAACGCCATGAACCTGCGCGAAATAGGCCCCGCTGCGGTGACCCTGGCACGTCAGGAAGGGCTTGAGGCGCACGCTCTCTCGGTCGCCAAACGCCTCAACATGGCCTGA
- a CDS encoding UPF0262 family protein, with product MQDNLHAPCRGNAETNGTREVTTEVGESKDQQSDCFRLCSVHLDPHSIQPATADIEHERTVAIYDLVEENSFHPVGHDEGGPYQLFLSMVERKLVMDIKLENGDQIATHILSLTPFRRIIKDYFLICDSYYEAIKTATPSRIEAIDMGRRGLHNEGSQILQSRLEGKITTDFPTARRLFTLICALHWRG from the coding sequence ATGCAAGACAACCTGCACGCCCCGTGCAGGGGCAATGCTGAAACGAACGGAACGCGCGAAGTGACGACTGAGGTAGGCGAGAGTAAAGACCAGCAGAGCGATTGTTTTCGCCTCTGTTCCGTTCATCTCGATCCGCACAGCATCCAGCCGGCCACCGCCGACATCGAGCACGAGCGCACCGTCGCCATCTATGATCTTGTTGAAGAAAACAGCTTCCACCCTGTCGGTCACGACGAGGGCGGGCCCTATCAGCTGTTTCTCTCGATGGTCGAACGCAAGCTGGTGATGGACATCAAGCTGGAGAATGGCGACCAGATCGCCACGCACATTCTCTCGCTCACGCCCTTTCGCCGCATCATCAAGGACTACTTCCTGATCTGCGACAGCTATTACGAAGCGATCAAGACCGCCACGCCAAGCCGCATCGAGGCCATCGATATGGGGCGGCGTGGCCTGCACAATGAGGGATCCCAAATCCTGCAATCCCGCCTTGAAGGCAAAATCACGACCGATTTTCCGACGGCGCGTAGACTGTTTACGCTGATCTGCGCCCTGCATTGGCGGGGGTAG
- a CDS encoding low molecular weight phosphatase family protein — MRTALGGVFRPSSVLFACGMNAIRSPMAAELSRHLFPGSFYVKSVGVRCGKPDPFAAAVMEEIGLDISEHEPSTFDDLEDSYFDLIISLAPEAHHRALEWSRGHAVETEYWPTLDPALATGSREQIMDSYRGVRDGLIAKLKDRFEWVSNAGG; from the coding sequence ATGAGAACAGCGCTTGGTGGTGTCTTTCGTCCTTCTTCGGTCCTGTTCGCCTGTGGCATGAATGCCATTCGCTCTCCGATGGCGGCTGAATTGTCTCGGCATCTGTTTCCGGGCAGCTTCTACGTCAAGTCCGTCGGTGTGCGCTGTGGCAAGCCCGACCCTTTCGCGGCTGCGGTGATGGAAGAAATCGGCCTCGATATTTCCGAGCATGAACCGAGCACCTTCGACGATCTCGAAGACAGCTATTTCGATCTCATCATTTCTCTTGCCCCCGAGGCCCATCACCGGGCGCTCGAATGGAGCCGGGGCCACGCGGTCGAGACCGAATATTGGCCCACCCTCGATCCGGCCCTCGCCACGGGCTCACGCGAGCAGATCATGGATTCCTACCGCGGTGTTCGCGATGGACTGATCGCAAAGCTCAAGGACAGATTCGAGTGGGTCTCCAATGCCGGTGGCTAG
- the infA gene encoding translation initiation factor IF-1 codes for MAKEEVLEFPGVVTELLPNATFRVKLENDHEIVAHTAGRMRKNRIRVLAGDKVQVEMTPYDLTKGRITYRFK; via the coding sequence ATGGCGAAAGAAGAAGTCTTGGAATTCCCGGGTGTTGTCACCGAACTGCTGCCCAACGCGACCTTCCGCGTGAAGCTTGAAAACGACCATGAAATCGTGGCCCACACCGCTGGCCGCATGCGCAAGAACCGCATTCGCGTTCTGGCAGGCGACAAGGTGCAGGTTGAAATGACCCCTTACGACCTGACCAAGGGTCGGATCACCTACCGCTTCAAATGA
- a CDS encoding Maf-like protein → MSDPYRLILASASPRRLQLLQQIGIEPLALKPADLDETPLKNEQPRALARRLAEEKAKVVRRECKDDEQYSGCFILAADTVVAVGRRILPKTELAEEASQCLTLLSGRTHKVFTGVCVVTPKGKTRTKVVETRVRFKRLGDDIDPYLASGEWRGKAGGYAIQGIAGAFVVNLVGSYSSVVGLPLHETANLLTGEGYPLRLKWLGGVR, encoded by the coding sequence ATGTCAGATCCCTATCGTCTCATTCTGGCTTCGGCCTCGCCGCGACGCCTGCAATTGCTGCAGCAGATCGGCATTGAGCCCCTTGCTCTCAAACCGGCTGATCTCGATGAAACTCCGCTGAAAAACGAACAGCCCCGGGCGCTTGCCCGCCGTCTGGCCGAAGAAAAGGCCAAGGTCGTGCGACGCGAGTGCAAGGACGATGAGCAATATTCCGGCTGTTTCATCCTGGCGGCAGACACGGTCGTTGCCGTGGGGCGCAGGATCCTGCCCAAGACCGAACTGGCAGAAGAGGCCAGCCAGTGTCTGACGCTGCTGTCCGGCAGAACTCACAAGGTTTTCACCGGCGTGTGCGTCGTCACGCCCAAGGGCAAGACCCGAACCAAGGTCGTCGAGACTCGTGTGCGCTTCAAGCGCCTCGGCGATGACATCGACCCCTATCTCGCCTCGGGCGAGTGGCGCGGCAAGGCAGGCGGCTATGCCATTCAGGGCATCGCAGGCGCCTTCGTGGTCAATCTTGTCGGCTCCTACAGCTCGGTCGTCGGCTTGCCCCTGCATGAGACCGCCAACCTTCTGACCGGTGAGGGCTATCCCTTGCGGCTAAAATGGCTTGGCGGTGTGCGCTGA
- the yacG gene encoding DNA gyrase inhibitor YacG — protein MIKKASNKADAGPSAEPAAAGKVKGLRRSRPCPICAKPSTKEDYPFCSQRCKDVDLSRWLTGSYAIPAAEEDDPDDNDFGPEQ, from the coding sequence ATGATCAAGAAAGCCAGCAACAAAGCAGACGCCGGACCGTCTGCCGAGCCAGCTGCCGCTGGCAAGGTCAAGGGATTGCGCCGCTCGCGCCCCTGTCCGATCTGCGCCAAACCCTCCACCAAGGAGGACTATCCCTTCTGCTCCCAGCGCTGCAAGGACGTCGATCTCAGCCGCTGGTTGACCGGGTCCTATGCCATTCCGGCCGCCGAGGAAGACGATCCGGATGACAATGACTTTGGCCCGGAGCAATAG
- a CDS encoding tyrosine-type recombinase/integrase, with protein MSIRKNLRQRTGGGWAVVFYVPHHLRKLLGKREIVRGLGTKDLREANRRKTAKLAEIYREAMLSVDPVQMGIQEAKRYHPSPDGYETLGEAAYTEQFIEQAEKLEKTHGLEKAKLFYEVATHQKLPLSVARDLWISEADGVTQKTRNKYHQALTEFIDWVGDLSVTDVTRRRAMDYLDHIRQRPSERTGKPLSVKSVEQRMIILSSLYSFLRHRGFWPVEKNSPFHKAMASAPGKKKPSRIARDVRPITKEELRAWIRVVEEKSTKWKQEGADLLTLLWHTGCRAGEICELSRHNIEIEEEVTWICLDAAKTESGVRSIPVVSPQAQAILKRLCEGLKDESPLFPRMEPAGPDNKRYHNCGKALNKLRRENFPDQEEFDVHSMRRRFSAACEDAGIDEIVWDTLMGHASGRLAKKVYNRRHDPRKRTLEAMRLVWQELGEV; from the coding sequence GTGAGCATCAGAAAGAATCTCAGGCAACGAACAGGTGGCGGCTGGGCTGTCGTCTTCTATGTGCCTCATCACCTCCGTAAGCTGCTTGGAAAGCGGGAAATCGTCAGAGGGCTGGGGACAAAGGATCTCAGGGAAGCCAACAGGCGTAAGACCGCAAAACTCGCCGAGATCTACCGGGAAGCCATGCTCAGCGTTGATCCTGTTCAGATGGGGATCCAAGAAGCCAAACGGTATCATCCCTCCCCAGATGGCTATGAGACGCTGGGTGAGGCTGCTTACACCGAACAGTTTATCGAGCAGGCTGAGAAGCTGGAGAAGACGCACGGGCTGGAGAAGGCCAAGCTCTTCTATGAAGTGGCAACCCACCAGAAGCTACCCCTGAGCGTTGCCAGAGACCTTTGGATCTCTGAAGCAGACGGAGTGACACAGAAGACTCGCAACAAGTACCATCAGGCTCTCACCGAGTTCATCGATTGGGTTGGTGATCTCAGCGTTACCGATGTGACGCGCCGCCGAGCGATGGACTATCTCGACCATATCCGCCAGCGTCCCTCAGAGCGCACAGGCAAGCCCTTGTCGGTTAAGTCCGTTGAGCAGCGCATGATCATCCTTAGCTCGCTCTACAGCTTCCTCAGGCATCGTGGTTTCTGGCCAGTCGAGAAGAACTCCCCATTCCATAAAGCTATGGCCTCCGCCCCGGGCAAGAAGAAGCCGAGCCGCATTGCACGGGATGTCCGTCCTATCACGAAAGAAGAACTGCGAGCTTGGATCAGGGTGGTTGAAGAAAAGTCCACCAAGTGGAAACAGGAGGGGGCGGACCTCTTGACGCTCTTGTGGCACACCGGATGTAGGGCAGGGGAGATCTGCGAACTCTCTCGCCACAACATCGAGATTGAGGAGGAGGTGACGTGGATCTGTCTGGACGCAGCCAAGACCGAGAGCGGTGTCAGGTCCATCCCTGTTGTCTCCCCTCAGGCGCAAGCGATCCTGAAACGTCTCTGTGAGGGACTGAAGGACGAAAGCCCCCTGTTCCCACGCATGGAGCCAGCAGGACCTGACAACAAGCGCTACCACAACTGCGGTAAGGCGCTGAACAAGCTACGGCGAGAAAACTTTCCCGATCAGGAAGAGTTCGACGTCCATTCCATGCGCCGCCGTTTCTCTGCTGCTTGTGAGGACGCAGGGATCGATGAGATCGTCTGGGATACCCTCATGGGCCATGCTTCAGGCCGTCTCGCTAAGAAGGTCTACAATCGCCGCCATGACCCAAGGAAGCGAACGCTTGAGGCGATGAGGCTGGTTTGGCAGGAGCTGGGGGAAGTTTGA
- a CDS encoding recombinase family protein — MTTVFYARVSTADQTLDHQITQAEQAGFEFDEVVSDHGVSGVSTKLSERPEGKRLFDMLRHGDTLVVRWVDRLGRNYDDVTDTMRLLLRKGVVIKTVINRMTFDGSTDDPMQGAVRDALIAFMAAMAQAETETRKAAQKAGIEAARQKDDKYRGRKPTYSREQFEQVLDMLASSSTISEISKSTHLSRQTIYRIKDKPEASEKALTVWGM; from the coding sequence ATGACCACTGTCTTCTATGCCCGCGTCTCCACCGCTGACCAGACCCTTGACCACCAGATCACCCAAGCCGAGCAAGCGGGGTTCGAGTTCGATGAGGTGGTGTCTGACCATGGGGTATCAGGAGTCTCCACGAAGCTCTCAGAGCGCCCTGAAGGAAAGCGACTGTTCGATATGCTCCGGCATGGAGATACCCTTGTCGTGCGCTGGGTGGACCGTCTGGGGCGCAACTATGATGATGTCACAGACACCATGCGGTTGTTGCTGAGGAAGGGAGTGGTCATCAAGACCGTGATCAACCGGATGACCTTTGACGGCTCAACCGATGACCCGATGCAAGGAGCGGTACGGGATGCTTTGATCGCCTTCATGGCCGCAATGGCTCAAGCTGAGACCGAGACAAGGAAGGCTGCACAGAAGGCAGGGATCGAAGCGGCACGGCAGAAGGATGACAAGTATCGGGGACGCAAGCCGACCTACAGCCGGGAGCAGTTCGAGCAGGTGCTGGACATGTTGGCCAGCTCTTCCACCATCTCGGAGATCTCGAAGAGCACTCACCTATCACGTCAGACGATCTACAGGATCAAGGACAAGCCTGAAGCCTCTGAGAAGGCCCTGACTGTCTGGGGGATGTGA
- a CDS encoding nuclease — MAENTHALSSHEEQNEYEPRKIFNRLLAQRATQFKQDLPERLLVSQIAPYPALFSPRYAPVDHHIVDLLVSLIRRETTLDPLLVCQCGTEVLLIDGHQRLEAYRKVGCKEPVPVEFFQGSLEDAVLEAGRRNTKVILPMDNAERNDYAWRLVLLDQYSKRDTAAASGISTSQVANMRKIRKELGEEAFACETWFHAMRTFRGLELTEMSDEDHDVMRQAIITQYGSMLGRVFKNKLRHDPEITAMVLIEHLGPDMASDVRDYISYELPSDAMDFEEDEY; from the coding sequence ATGGCAGAGAACACCCATGCCTTGTCTTCCCACGAGGAACAAAATGAATATGAACCCCGCAAAATCTTCAACCGGTTGCTTGCCCAGCGAGCCACTCAGTTCAAGCAGGACTTGCCAGAAAGACTCTTGGTCTCGCAAATTGCACCTTATCCTGCATTATTCTCCCCTCGATATGCCCCAGTGGATCACCATATTGTTGATCTGTTGGTATCTCTGATCCGTCGAGAAACGACCCTCGACCCACTCTTGGTCTGCCAGTGCGGAACGGAAGTGCTGTTAATCGATGGTCACCAGCGTCTCGAAGCCTATCGTAAGGTTGGATGCAAAGAGCCGGTGCCAGTTGAGTTTTTTCAAGGATCTCTTGAGGATGCCGTTCTGGAGGCAGGCCGTCGGAATACCAAGGTGATCCTTCCCATGGATAATGCCGAGCGCAATGATTACGCGTGGCGGCTCGTTCTGCTGGATCAGTACTCCAAACGGGATACAGCTGCCGCCTCCGGCATCTCGACGTCCCAAGTCGCCAACATGCGCAAGATCCGCAAAGAACTTGGCGAGGAAGCCTTCGCTTGTGAGACGTGGTTCCATGCGATGCGAACGTTCAGAGGCTTGGAACTGACCGAGATGTCCGATGAGGATCATGATGTTATGCGTCAAGCAATCATCACCCAATATGGATCAATGTTGGGACGTGTCTTCAAGAACAAACTGCGCCATGATCCAGAGATCACAGCGATGGTGCTCATCGAGCATTTGGGACCGGATATGGCCTCTGATGTAAGAGACTACATAAGCTATGAGCTTCCCAGTGATGCCATGGATTTTGAAGAAGACGAGTACTGA